Within Spinacia oleracea cultivar Varoflay chromosome 4, BTI_SOV_V1, whole genome shotgun sequence, the genomic segment AATCGTTAGATTTAGGTGAAACGAGCGGCTGAGATCTTATCTCGCAAATTAAATCACGTGCGGTTCTTTTCAATCTCCTGAGTGAGctgatattttctctctctaaaaccgtCATTCACTCAATCAcgttcatttctctctcctcactcaaATTCAAACGCAATCGTCTCTCTCCTCAACCTATTTGCTTGAAATTACACTTCAAAAATCGACAATTATATCTTAATTTTGCGAAGACTACAACGATTTTGAGGTACTTTTACTTAATTCTTTcgattttgttctttttttaatgttgaatttactcgattttttgcgatttttgcttgaaattcTGCGATTTTTGCTCGAATTTCTgcgattttttgcgatttttgttCGAGTTTTCCGACAAATGAACAGGTAATTTAACCtaatttttgtttacttttgaagATATTTTGTTTACTTATCAGTATATTAACTGTAATTTAGAAGCAATGTGTTGTTTACTTGTGAGTTTGATTGTGAGTTGATAGTCAGTTTTGGTTCTGGAATTAGCTGATTTAGAAACTGTTTTAGAGAAAATTTGTGTGGAAACTGGAATTATCTGCTTTAGAAGTTGTTGTAGAGAAAATTTGGTGGGTTGTTCAGTTGGTGGGAGTTGCTCCgttataattttgttgaacttaGTGATTATCTAACTcaaaagtaaagcaaaaaccgaaaaaagtaaATATAAATGATCTAAAGTAAACAAAATATTGCTTCAAATTTATTTTGCGGCACTCAGTTCTTTACTCGAATTtgaaaattcatgctcaaaATCAGGTATGATTTGAATCTGCAAATTGATCTCAACACTGttgtaaacaaaaaaaattcaaaagcaaaCTAAAACTTTATAATATTAGGACTTCtcaaattttgtttttaaaaGTAAATTAGTTAgcctcaaaagtaaataaataattagtaaaaGTAGATTAATTAAACTAGCTTAAAGTAAATATTCTAAATGATATAAGAGTATGGAAAACATCTCTTTTTCTTCTATACTTGGCTTGATACTGATTTGCTTAATTATATCAGAGTTTGCAAGAGGAAATAAGTTAGCCTAATTATTGTGAGCTGCTGCCCCtggtgctttttttttttgttattttctgGTCAACTATGCCAGAATTGACATTTTGATTTGTTAATTGGTTTCTGGTTTTGAGAGCTTGTGAATCAATTAGCTAGCTAAAGACTTAAAGTAAATAAGTAGGAGGTGTTGTTGCACTTGGTGATCTCACATGTTATCTAACTCAAACGTAaagcaaaaactgaaaaaagtaaatagaaatgATCCAAAAGTAAACAAAGTATAACCAGGTTCTGGTTGGTGGGTATTGTATGTCACGTGAAGCAAGTTGATCAGGTTTACTTTGTGTTATTGGATTCGATTTCAGTTCGGCTTCTTGCTGGTtattgaccttagttgactaGGGGATGGTGTAGAGTCTGTTGTTGGTCTGCAATGGTTGTAGAGCTGTTGTAGCTCGCTATTATGTTTTGCAGAGGGtgtaggttcgattcctacatagTTTGTCTATAAAAgtacattaaaaaaaactcaaaagttaataaaaaaaaaaaaaaactcaaaagtaaatcaaaatatctcaaaagtaaatcataaaaactaaaaagtatctcataaaaattcaaaagtaaatcaaaatatttcacTGTAGACCTGATACAAACCTGTTCAAAGTTGATGCCCTTATTACTACCCTGATCTACTGAACATCAGACCTTTATGGATATATGTGACTTTCGTTGCATTATTAGTaagaagtattcaaaaagtaaaaaaaaaaactcaaaaataaataatttaaactcaaaagtaaactaaTAATCTTAGAAGTAAATCCGAAAATCTCAAAAACTTATTACAATCAAATAGTTCAAAGTGAAAAATGATCGAGCACAGAGTCATTGACTTTCATCTCTCTACAATATGAAACAAACTATAAGAAAGAAATATATGGCCGGATGTCAAAGTAAaggttttcaacttaaaataaaaacaatacaaaaagtaaataaaaataaataaaaactagaAAACTCGGATTATTGGAGGTTAAAGTAaatgtttttcaattaaaagtAGATACAATAATATAGAAAGTAAACACGAACCTACTTGAGATTTGAACCCACATCTTTTGAAGCTCTACCagttgagctagtaggctagttaaataaaagtaaagtaaaaaccaaataaaaaaaagtaaatcgaaataattcaaagtaaaggttttcacattaaaagtaaataaaacaatacaaaaagtaaagatGAACCTACATGGCTATTACTGAGATTGTTATGGCCCCGTTTGGGATCCCAAGCCCCCAACCCACATTGTCTTGCATATAGACTAACCGTAAATGCAGTTAGTGTGGCAACTCCCATacagatacaattgaagtagtTCCACTTGCGTCCTGCAACACCTGATTTAGTCATGTCAAACTGGTTGGCCGCAAATGTCACCACACAAGGCCGAATGCCACCGTTCCCGATAGATGTCAGGAGGAGAGACAAGTATAAGACCCAAAGTTGTTGTGATGATGCTTCTTGGCAGTTCACTTGTGTTGGGCATGGTTGAGGGTGGGGTTTTGGAAGAATTGCTGACATGCTAATGCTGAGCATCCCCTGCAACAAATACAGAGTTCATATGACTGACTAACAAGATGGCATAATATGAAATAGAAAGAACTTCATGGAACAGCGGGAGTAAAGATCGATATACCAGTTGATAGAAGATAGAACCAATTGTAATAGTCCTGAATTGGCTAGTAAAAGTGTCAGCTATTAAAGCACCAATAAGAAGTGTAAAATTAGCAGTGCCTCCAAAATTGGTGAGAGTGTTGGAGGCTTGTACAAGCGGCATTTTTAGCTGTTGGGTCACATATCTGCTATGACAAGAACATACTCTAGTCTATCAGTGTCTCTTGGGGTTATCTAGCAGATAATGCACAGTAGAACATCATCCATGTTTCGACTAGAAAAAAAACAATAGCTATAGAAACATATTATTGTGCAAAGGGTGTCAAGGTACGGTGCGCCTTGTAATGCGGTAGCTATATCAGGTAttcttttctcttattttaaaTAGTAGATCAAAACCTGGTAAAAGTAAATAGACTAGGATGAGAAGTAAATCGGTGAAGCTAGTTGTGAATTTTTTTGAGTCGTTGTCATATTTAGCATATTTGGGCTATTAAGGCTTGGCCAATATACTTTGAGTTGAATAATAATTGATAATGAAGATGGTGTGTTGACACAAACAAATAAAGTAACTAAATTGTGCGCAAATAGACTAAATCTcttcaaaagtaaacaaaatctctaaaagtaaacaaaataataatgaaaCTTTCAAATATAGATTTCTCttgaatattttgtgaaaacctattagctcaaatggtagagcaatgtgcaattgcacatggatgtaggttcaaatcctacataggtcATAGTATTTAAATCTAGAATGGTAGATAACCATATCGACTGTTGCTCCAGCAACTGATGGAGTTCCTGTACACTCATTTGTGTTTGGTTCTGACCACGACGCTACTACTGCTCTGCACGCAATAGTAGATGGTTCAGGCGAGGCCTTTTCATATATTGAGTCAATCGAGATTATCCAAGACGCCTTTGCTAGAAGCATAGGTGGATTGTTAAGTGTCGTCGCACAACAGATGGAAATACAAGTGGAATATGGATCTCCAGGGGTTGAAATTCAGTCTATCCCATCAGGTAGGCATCGCAACAGTATTGCTGCTAGCGGGCTGCATGGAGTGATATAATAGGTGATGTGTACGCCGAAGAG encodes:
- the LOC110793175 gene encoding protein NRT1/ PTR FAMILY 3.1-like, translated to MPLVQASNTLTNFGGTANFTLLIGALIADTFTSQFRTITIGSIFYQLGMLSISMSAILPKPHPQPCPTQVNCQEASSQQLWVLYLSLLLTSIGNGGIRPCVVTFAANQFDMTKSGVAGRKWNYFNCICMGVATLTAFTVSLYARQCGLGAWDPKRGHNNLSNSHVGSSLLFVLFYLLLM